TGCCAGTTAAAAATTTCCGTAGAAAAGCCTATTCTATCAGACTGCTAATCtggtggaaaaggaaaaaagaaaaaaaaaaaaaagctacactCAGCTCTTCtccttgggttaaaaaaaaaaaaaatcacattttttttttcttagtgcaAGGGACTCTTGGGTTGCTTGGAATCTGTTTGGAATCAGTCCCTTGCAAAGGTgcctttttctatttatttctcacCGATTTCCAAGAAAGGTGGTATCAACAGACATCGCAAGGGTTATCAGACAGTTAACTCTGTGAGCGGTTAGTGAGGAGAACATTCATGCCCCAGAATGAGCTTGTAGCAAGCACAGAACAAAAACACACATTTCTTCTGCAAAGACATTAGGATCTTGCTGCCACAGAAAGAAATCTACACAGAGACCATGTTTAAATAAcgataaataatattaattagaATTTCTGGGATGCACAATTTGTGGAATTCACCAGAGCACAAGGAAACCTCTGAGGCAGTGTTGCAGGTATTCACGTCTAGGCACAAGGACACACCCAACCTATTCCCCTGCAAAGACAGCCGTCCTTCCCTACTAAGGATTTTAAATAATTCTCAACCATGCTGCTCGCAGCATCATTCCCCAAAGAAATATTACTTTACAAAATAACCCAATATCCATATAATTTCTTTTGACAAATAAACATCTTAAATTAAAAAGCAcgattctctcccctctccccacgcCCCCTTTACTCCAACTTCAGGTAGCTTGGCACTGAGtaattgaacattaaaaaatcGAGTTTGTAGACTTCGTACAGCTGCGTTTGGTGCTCCGAGCTGATGTTCTGGAAGAACTCTGTGGTCATCTCGTCAGTAGTTCTCGTAGACTTGGCATAGGTGGGGAACCTCAGGTAGCTGCCCACGCCCGCCAGCCGCAGGACGTAGTTGGAGTCCTCCTCCAGCGTCTCGTACTTGCCCACGAGGTCGTAGTGGATGTGGCACGGATGGCAGAGCGAGTGCACGGTCTGCCAGTGCTCGTTGAAGGGCTCCTCGCGCTGCGTGTGCGGGTCGATGAGATAGGCCACGAACTCCTCGAAGCGCACGTCGTCACCCCTGCGCAACGCCTCCTGCGTGGCATTCTTGCGCTGCCGCCGGATGATCTTGGTGCCGTAGCGCTTGTGGAAGGACGTGTTGTACTTCTGCGTGAACTTGTTGCGGTAGGCGGACACCAGGCGCTCGAAGGGCTCGCGCACAAACAGGAACTTCATGTAGCTTTTCAAGCGGTGGTTGATTTCTGGGATGCTGTACTGGTTCAGCGTCTTGAGGTTGGCCGCCACGTGCGCCTCGCTGGCCGGGATCTCCATGGGGTCGCTGTACTTGCCCCGCCCGGTGAGCACCATCATGAGCCGCTTCCAGTTGGTGCACGCCACCTTGGGCACGTAGCAGTAGATGAGCTCGTGGTCCTCGTCCACCACCAGGTGCTTCAGGTCGCTGGGGGTCAGCACCCGCCGCTTGCGGCTCAGGGCGCTGTTGGCGCGACAGGTGTCCGTCACCTGGTCGCGCCTCATCTGGTGCAGGACGGCGGTGTTCGAGAGCTCCAGCTGCAGAGGGTACACAAGAGGAACACGAATTCAGTACGGGCGCGGGAGATGGGCCCTTGGGCCGCCTCCACAACCACGACGGCCAGcgtgtgtcccccccccccccccccccgccgcgggCACAGTCGGCCCACGACCGAAATGGCCGGTCCTCCTTCCTAATTCTCCACCCC
The sequence above is drawn from the Zalophus californianus isolate mZalCal1 chromosome 9, mZalCal1.pri.v2, whole genome shotgun sequence genome and encodes:
- the CHST11 gene encoding carbohydrate sulfotransferase 11 isoform X2, giving the protein MKPALLEVMRMNRICRMVLATCLGSFILVIFYFQIMRRNPFGVDICCRKGSRSPLQELYSPTQLELSNTAVLHQMRRDQVTDTCRANSALSRKRRVLTPSDLKHLVVDEDHELIYCYVPKVACTNWKRLMMVLTGRGKYSDPMEIPASEAHVAANLKTLNQYSIPEINHRLKSYMKFLFVREPFERLVSAYRNKFTQKYNTSFHKRYGTKIIRRQRKNATQEALRRGDDVRFEEFVAYLIDPHTQREEPFNEHWQTVHSLCHPCHIHYDLVGKYETLEEDSNYVLRLAGVGSYLRFPTYAKSTRTTDEMTTEFFQNISSEHQTQLYEVYKLDFLMFNYSVPSYLKLE
- the CHST11 gene encoding carbohydrate sulfotransferase 11 isoform X3 gives rise to the protein MRRNPFGVDICCRKGSRSPLQELYSPTQLELSNTAVLHQMRRDQVTDTCRANSALSRKRRVLTPSDLKHLVVDEDHELIYCYVPKVACTNWKRLMMVLTGRGKYSDPMEIPASEAHVAANLKTLNQYSIPEINHRLKSYMKFLFVREPFERLVSAYRNKFTQKYNTSFHKRYGTKIIRRQRKNATQEALRRGDDVRFEEFVAYLIDPHTQREEPFNEHWQTVHSLCHPCHIHYDLVGKYETLEEDSNYVLRLAGVGSYLRFPTYAKSTRTTDEMTTEFFQNISSEHQTQLYEVYKLDFLMFNYSVPSYLKLE
- the CHST11 gene encoding carbohydrate sulfotransferase 11 isoform X1 encodes the protein MKPALLEVMRMNRICRMVLATCLGSFILVIFYFQSMLHPVMRRNPFGVDICCRKGSRSPLQELYSPTQLELSNTAVLHQMRRDQVTDTCRANSALSRKRRVLTPSDLKHLVVDEDHELIYCYVPKVACTNWKRLMMVLTGRGKYSDPMEIPASEAHVAANLKTLNQYSIPEINHRLKSYMKFLFVREPFERLVSAYRNKFTQKYNTSFHKRYGTKIIRRQRKNATQEALRRGDDVRFEEFVAYLIDPHTQREEPFNEHWQTVHSLCHPCHIHYDLVGKYETLEEDSNYVLRLAGVGSYLRFPTYAKSTRTTDEMTTEFFQNISSEHQTQLYEVYKLDFLMFNYSVPSYLKLE